A window of the Thunnus albacares chromosome 15, fThuAlb1.1, whole genome shotgun sequence genome harbors these coding sequences:
- the tmed8 gene encoding protein TMED8 isoform X1 translates to MSNSAMERLEATSELQSRLSSLSFSSFPGITSKQCDDRPPDRLQNTDLSKSFSQPKKQPEMEETKEDSGQHAEGNEEAPAEPALGEGGEENNSVESCQLSGEIKAQMPPLKPPTTWTSAALKELKAKLRTEKDSVVTVYRGDIMTVHVPTVPEAKKVCWEFATDGYDIGFGIYFDWTPVTSRSITVHISESSDDEDEEEELEGPVSNGDVEKGSKTQTNSNLAEILPVYRQDSHLSVFGGSHDFPGEGTYLLKFDNSYSLWRNKTLYYRVYYSA, encoded by the exons ATGTCAAACAGCG CCATGGAGAGATTAGAAGCTACATCAGAGCTCCAGTCACGGCTGTCATCACTGTCCTTCTCGTCTTTTCCGGGAATAACATCCAAACAGTGCGACGACAGACCGCCGGACAG GCTCCAGAATACAGACCTTTCAAAGAGCTTTAGCCAACCTAAAAAACAACCTGAGATGGAGGAAACCAAGGAGGATTCAGGGCAGCATGCTGAG GGTAATGAAGAGGCCCCTGCTGAGCCAGCCCTGGGGGAAGGAGGTGAGGAGAACAACAGTGTTGAGAGCTGTCAGCTCTCCGGTGAGATTAAAG CCCAAATGCCGCCCCTGAAGCCTCCGACAACATGGACATCTGCTGCACTGAAGGAGCTCAAGGCGAAGCTCCGAACGGAGAAAGACAGCGTGGTGACAGTGTACCGAGGCGACATCATGACAGTTCACGTGCCCACTGTCCCCGAGGCCAAAAAAGTGTGCTGGGAGTTCGCCACAGATGGTTATGACATTGGCTTCGGCATATATTTTGACTGGACTCCCGTCACGAGCCGGTCTATCACTGTGCACATCAGTGAATcaagtgatgatgaagatgaagaggaggagctggaag GGCCTGTCAGTAACGGCGATGTTGAGAAGGGCTCCAAAACTCAGACCAACTCAAACTTGGCTGAAATCTTACCTGTATACCGCCAGGACAGCCACTTGTCCGTCTTCGGGGGCAGCCACGATTTTCCAGGTGAAGGCACGTACCTCCTGAAGTTTGACAACTCCTACTCACTATGGCGAAATAAAACTCTTTACTACAGAGTTTATTACAGTGCCTGA
- the tmed8 gene encoding protein TMED8 isoform X2: MERLEATSELQSRLSSLSFSSFPGITSKQCDDRPPDRLQNTDLSKSFSQPKKQPEMEETKEDSGQHAEGNEEAPAEPALGEGGEENNSVESCQLSGEIKAQMPPLKPPTTWTSAALKELKAKLRTEKDSVVTVYRGDIMTVHVPTVPEAKKVCWEFATDGYDIGFGIYFDWTPVTSRSITVHISESSDDEDEEEELEGPVSNGDVEKGSKTQTNSNLAEILPVYRQDSHLSVFGGSHDFPGEGTYLLKFDNSYSLWRNKTLYYRVYYSA, encoded by the exons ATGGAGAGATTAGAAGCTACATCAGAGCTCCAGTCACGGCTGTCATCACTGTCCTTCTCGTCTTTTCCGGGAATAACATCCAAACAGTGCGACGACAGACCGCCGGACAG GCTCCAGAATACAGACCTTTCAAAGAGCTTTAGCCAACCTAAAAAACAACCTGAGATGGAGGAAACCAAGGAGGATTCAGGGCAGCATGCTGAG GGTAATGAAGAGGCCCCTGCTGAGCCAGCCCTGGGGGAAGGAGGTGAGGAGAACAACAGTGTTGAGAGCTGTCAGCTCTCCGGTGAGATTAAAG CCCAAATGCCGCCCCTGAAGCCTCCGACAACATGGACATCTGCTGCACTGAAGGAGCTCAAGGCGAAGCTCCGAACGGAGAAAGACAGCGTGGTGACAGTGTACCGAGGCGACATCATGACAGTTCACGTGCCCACTGTCCCCGAGGCCAAAAAAGTGTGCTGGGAGTTCGCCACAGATGGTTATGACATTGGCTTCGGCATATATTTTGACTGGACTCCCGTCACGAGCCGGTCTATCACTGTGCACATCAGTGAATcaagtgatgatgaagatgaagaggaggagctggaag GGCCTGTCAGTAACGGCGATGTTGAGAAGGGCTCCAAAACTCAGACCAACTCAAACTTGGCTGAAATCTTACCTGTATACCGCCAGGACAGCCACTTGTCCGTCTTCGGGGGCAGCCACGATTTTCCAGGTGAAGGCACGTACCTCCTGAAGTTTGACAACTCCTACTCACTATGGCGAAATAAAACTCTTTACTACAGAGTTTATTACAGTGCCTGA
- the zgc:163014 gene encoding acyl-CoA-binding domain-containing protein 5 has protein sequence MGRLNFYVLWSLRDAPRQFISKSNRRCFQVHIPLPLPKQLVIFCLGEWTCSETTISAEVLVSAEVQAQKIGSLTSQARCLTWEGDWSADIVAVAAERGRRGVYGKIVLTVCGETEDKASVLSSTPLVQRKRLFPEQHNDLSCTLHQSVANEMITPNSSHLGDSVCYAEIQVNKIDTSDSVVGVKPSVWPTDKTPRRTVISKRGHLTWSSEDMDSLTEDIDQASTPKRMRLSRMNSQEEMMVQIKNESREVSVCPSKRWSHSMCLIDPQTAILIGGEITDQNYCKDSLWKLELDNDFWYPMNSSVSGPVPPCARGHSATYDPDSKAVFVYGGLREGHRYSELYILNTLTWKWRLVTAKGNVPTLAYHSAVFYKKELFVFGGVEPSHSAGEKSCSNALYIFNPEFELWYQPIVEGDKPLPRFGHSATLLSQKLIIFGGRKTATYLNDLHFLDLGFMEYTAVKCGNMPPLPRGFHTALPVSDNRILVSGGCSAIGALQDVHIFNTDTNMWNSVASSLLCSKPRAGHSMINLGCSILTDTQKYEQGERVHCTLLVFGGSDCSGTFYSDVVKCTVEIPADK, from the exons ATGGGGCGGCTTAATTTTTACGTCCTTTGGTCCCTGCGTGACGCTCCACGCCAGTTCATTAG CAAATCCAACCGAAGGTGCTTTCAAGTCCACATCCCGCTGCCTCTACCCAAGCAGCTGGTCATCTTTTGTCTGGGAGAATGGACATGCAGTGAGACAACGATCTCAGCAGAGGTTCTGGTCAGTGCAGAGGTTCAGGCCCAGAAAATTGGGTCTCTGACATCTCAAGCAAG GTGCCTGACCTGGGAGGGAGACTGGAGCGCTGACATTGTCGCAGTGGCAgcagagagaggcaggagaGGAGTTTATGGCAAGATTGTCCTCACAGTGTGTGGAGAG ACGGAGGATAAAGCCAGTGTCCTCAGCAGTACTCCACTGGTGCAAAGGAAACGTCTGTTCCCAGAACAGCACAATGATCTCTCCTGCACGTTACACCAAAGTGTCGCAAATGAAATG ATAACTCCCAACTCCTCACACTTGGGGGATAGCGTTTGCTATGCTGAGATCCAAGTTAATAAAATTGACACCAGCGATTCTGTTGTGGGAGTTAAACCCTCAGTTTGGCCGACG GATAAAACGCCCAGACGGACAGTTATAAGTAAGAGGGGCCATCTGACATGGAGCTCTGAGGATATGGACAGTCTCACTGAGGACATAGACCAAGCTTCAACCCCCAAGAGGATGAGGCTGTCAAGGATGAACAGCCAAGAGGAAATGATGGTGCAGATAAAGAATGAGAGCAGAGAAG TTTCAGTGTGTCCATCAAAGCGCTGGAGCCATTCGATGTGTCTGATTGACCCTCAAACAGCCATCCTCATTGGAGGGGAAATTACAGATCAAAACTACTGCAAGGACTCCCTGTGGAAGCTTGAGTTAG ACAATGATTTCTGGTATCCTATGAACTCCTCTGTTTCTGGACCTGTACCACCATGTGCCCGAGGACACTCTGCAACCTATGATCCAGACTCTAAGGCAGTCTTTGTTTATGGTGGCCTGAGGGAGGGTCATCGTTACAGTGAGCTGTACATCCTTAACACTCTGACCTGGAAGTGGAGGCTTGTCACT GCAAAAGGGAATGTTCCTACTCTGGCATATCACTCAGCAGTCTTTTATAAGAAAGAGCTTTTTGTCTTCGGCGGAGTTGAGCCGAGCCACTCTGCTGGGGAGAAATCCTGCAGTAATGCTCTATACATCTTCAACCCAGAGTTTGAACTGTGGTATCAGCCCATTGTGGAGGGGGACAAACCTCTGCCTCGGTTTGG ACACTCGGCCACACTTCTATCACAGAAGCTGATAATATTTGGCGGCCGGAAGACTGCGACCTACCTGAACGATCTCCATTTTCTAGATCTGG GATTCATGGAGTACACAGCTGTGAAGTGTGGGAACATGCCACCACTGCCTCGAGG GTTTCACACAGCACTCCCAGTTTCAGACAACAGGATTTTAGTCAGTGGAGGCTGCAGTGCAATTGGAGCCCTGCAGGATGTACATATCTTCAACACTG ACACCAATATGTGGAATTCAGTGGCATCTTCTCTGCTTTGCTCCAAGCCGCGTGCTGGACACAGCATGATCAATTTGGGCTGCTCCATCTTAACGGACACTCAGAAGTACGAACAAGGTGAACGTGTCCACTGCACATTGCTGGTGTTTGGTGGGTCAGACTGCTCTGGTACCTTCTACAGTGATGTAGTCAAGTGCACAGTGGAGATTCCTGCTGATAAATGA
- the gstz1 gene encoding maleylacetoacetate isomerase isoform X2, producing the protein MATQTKPVLHGYFRSSCSWRVRIAFALKGIEYDQVPVNLIKDGGQQLTEQYKTLNPMQQVPALEIDGVILSQSLAVIQYIDETRPGPRLLPVDPKKRAQVRMISDVIASGIQPLQNLHVIQKIGAEKVQWAQHFINRGFQALEPILKQTAGKYCVGDEISMADICLVPQVYNAERFKVDVGQYPTIQRLNQTLLEIEAFKVSHPSCQPDTPADLRT; encoded by the exons ATGGCAACCCAAACCAAG CCTGTTCTTCATGGATACTTCAGAAGCTCCTGCTCCTGGAGGGTTCGCATTG CTTTTGCGCTTAAAGGTATCGAATATGACCAGGTTCCAGTCAATCTAATCAAAGATGGGGGTCAGCAG CTTACAGAGCAGTACAAGACATTAAACCCTATGCAACAAGTGCCTGCACTTGAAATTGATGGCGTCATCCTTTCTCAGTCA CTGGCAGTGATCCAGTACATCGATGAGACCAGGCCAGGACCTCGGCTTCTTCCAGTGGACCCAAAGAAACGTGCCCAGGTTCGGATGATAAGTGACGTCATTGCCTCTGGGATACAGCCTCTGCAG AATCTACACGTGATCCAGAAGATAGGAGCAGAGAAGGTGCAGTGGGCGCAGCACTTCATTAATCGCGGTTTTCAAG ctcttGAGCCCATTCTGAAGCAAACAGCAGGGAAATACTGTGTAGGCGATGAG ATATCCATGGCAGACATCTGTCTGGTTCCACAAGTCTACAATGCAGAGAG GTTCAAAGTGGACGTCGGGCAGTATCCAACTATCCAAAGGTTAAATCAAACCTTACTTGAGATTGAAGCTTTCAAAGTGAGCCACCCGTCTTGCCAGCCAGACACACCTGCTGATCTGCGTACATAG
- the gstz1 gene encoding maleylacetoacetate isomerase isoform X1 — MHLSFVCLAKPVLHGYFRSSCSWRVRIAFALKGIEYDQVPVNLIKDGGQQLTEQYKTLNPMQQVPALEIDGVILSQSLAVIQYIDETRPGPRLLPVDPKKRAQVRMISDVIASGIQPLQNLHVIQKIGAEKVQWAQHFINRGFQALEPILKQTAGKYCVGDEISMADICLVPQVYNAERFKVDVGQYPTIQRLNQTLLEIEAFKVSHPSCQPDTPADLRT; from the exons ATGCACTTGTCCTTTGTTTGCCTCGCCAAG CCTGTTCTTCATGGATACTTCAGAAGCTCCTGCTCCTGGAGGGTTCGCATTG CTTTTGCGCTTAAAGGTATCGAATATGACCAGGTTCCAGTCAATCTAATCAAAGATGGGGGTCAGCAG CTTACAGAGCAGTACAAGACATTAAACCCTATGCAACAAGTGCCTGCACTTGAAATTGATGGCGTCATCCTTTCTCAGTCA CTGGCAGTGATCCAGTACATCGATGAGACCAGGCCAGGACCTCGGCTTCTTCCAGTGGACCCAAAGAAACGTGCCCAGGTTCGGATGATAAGTGACGTCATTGCCTCTGGGATACAGCCTCTGCAG AATCTACACGTGATCCAGAAGATAGGAGCAGAGAAGGTGCAGTGGGCGCAGCACTTCATTAATCGCGGTTTTCAAG ctcttGAGCCCATTCTGAAGCAAACAGCAGGGAAATACTGTGTAGGCGATGAG ATATCCATGGCAGACATCTGTCTGGTTCCACAAGTCTACAATGCAGAGAG GTTCAAAGTGGACGTCGGGCAGTATCCAACTATCCAAAGGTTAAATCAAACCTTACTTGAGATTGAAGCTTTCAAAGTGAGCCACCCGTCTTGCCAGCCAGACACACCTGCTGATCTGCGTACATAG
- the aldh6a1 gene encoding methylmalonate-semialdehyde dehydrogenase [acylating], mitochondrial produces MASTALRSVIKRKVPLKVGRMCYSSSVPTTKLFIDGKFVESKTSQWLDIHNPATNEVIARVPKATQEEMLAAVDSCSRAFHTWSETSILARQQIFLRYQQLIKDNIKELAKAITVEQGKTLADAEGDVFRGLQVVEHSCSITSLMLGETLPSITKDMDTYTYRLPLGVCAGIAPFNFPAMIPLWMFPMGMVCGNTYLLKPSERVPTCAMLLAKMLQDAGAPDGTLNIIHGQHDAVNFICDHPAIKAISFVGSNQAGEYIYERGSKHGKRVQSNMGAKNHGVVMPDANKENTLNQLVGAAFGAAGQRCMALSTAILVGEARNWLPELVERTKALRVNAGDQPGADVGPLITPQAKERVCSLIQSGVNEGAKLLLDGRSVKVKGYENGNFVGPTILSNVTPEMKCYTEEIFGPVLVVLEAETLDDAINLVNSNPYGNGTAIFTTNGATARKYTHEVDVGQVGVNVPIPVPLPMFSFTGSRGSFRGDMNFYGKQGIQFYTQIKTVTSQWKAEDATLKSPAVTMPTMGR; encoded by the exons ATGGCGTCAACAGCCTTAAGATCAGTGATAAAGAGAAAG gtcCCACTTAAAGTTGGCCGCATGTGCTACTCCTCCTCAGTG CCCACCACCAAGCTATTCATTGATGGGAAGTTTGTTGAATCCAAGACTTCACAATGGCTGGATATTCACAATCCT GCTACCAATGAGGTAATTGCTCGTGTACCTAAAGCCACTCAGGAGGAGATGTTGGCTGCTGTAGACTCCTGCTCCAGAGCCTTTCACACCTGGTCTGAGACCTCCATCTTGGCTCGGCAACAGATCTTCCTGCGCTATCAGCAGCTTATCAAGGACAACATT AAAGAACTTGCCAAGGCCATCACAGTGGAACAGGGCAAGACCCTTGCAGATGCAGAGGGGGATGTGTTCAGAGGATTGC AGGTTGTGGAGCATTCCTGCAGCATCACTTCTCTGATGCTCGGTGAAACCCTGCCCTCCATCACTAAGGACATGGACACCTACACCTACCGCCTGCCCCTCGGGGTGTGTGCCGGTATCGCCCCCTTCAACTTCCCTGCCATGATCCCTCTGTGGATGTTCCCCATGGGCATGGTGTGTGGCAACACATACCTGCTGAAGCCATCAGAGCGGGTGCCAACCTGCGCCATGCTGCTGGCCAAGATGCTGCAGGATGCCGGTGCTCCAGACGGGACGCTCAACATCATCCACGGACAACATGATG CTGTGAATTTCATCTGTGACCACCCAGCCATCAAGGCAATCAGCTTTGTTGGCTCAAATCAAGCGGGAGAGTATATTTACGAGAGGGGCTCTAAACATGGAAAGAGGGTCCAGTCGAACATG GGAGCCAAGAACCATGGTGTGGTGATGCCTGATGCCAACAAAGAGAACACACTGAACCAGCTTGTGGGTGCAGCATTCGGGGCAGCAGGACAGCGCTGCATGGCTCTTTCTACAGCCATCCTGGTGGGCGAGGCGCGGAACTGGCTGCCGGAACTGGTAGAGCGTACCAAAGCTCTGCGCGTCAATGCAG GAGACCAGCCTGGTGCAGATGTGGGGCCTCTGATCACTCCGCAGGCCAAGGAGAGAGTCTGCAGTCTGATCCAGAGTGGCGTGAATGAGGGAGCGAAGCTGCTCCTTGATGGCCGAAGCGTCAAGGTTAAGGGTTACGAGAACGGCAACTTTGTGGGTCCTACCATCCTCAGCAATGTCACG CCTGAGATGAAGTGCTACACAGAAGAGATCTTCGGGCCTGTGTTGGTTGTTCTCGAGGCAGAAACTCTAGATGATGCTATCAATTTGGTCAATAGCAACCCCTATGGCAACGGCACAGCTATCTTCACCACAAATGGTGCCACTGCACGCAAATACACTCACGAAGTGGACGTGGGCCAG GTCGGAGTAAATGTTCCCATCCCTGTTCCACTGCCTATGTTCTCCTTTACTGGGTCAAGAGGATCTTTCAGAGGCGACATGAACTTCTACGGAAAACAA GGCATCCAGTTCTACACACAGATCAAAACTGTAACCTCACAGTGGAAAGCTGAAGATGCTACCCTGAAAAGTCCTGCAGTCACCATGCCGACTATGGGACGCTAG